The Montipora foliosa isolate CH-2021 chromosome 6, ASM3666993v2, whole genome shotgun sequence genome includes the window CAGTTCCAATCTGGGTGTGGTGACACCTGTCTTCGAGGCAACAAGATTGCAAACAACTGAATTCTCTGACCTGATCCTAAGTTAAGCAGGACCACCAAAGGCTTTGTCTGATGGATCTCCAAACCCATGCAATTGAAATGTAGGAGTCTCAACACAGTTCAGTCCAGATGAGTACCATCTGTCAATTGAGAAACTCGAAATAGCTGGTCCTGTAACAATGACCTCCACCGTCCCAAGTCCTGATCATTTGTCAGCCACTTGTGCATGTTGAAGCCAGCTTCCACGAATCTTTTCCTGAGTTTGGAGTAGAAGTCATATGATGAAGGAACATCAGGCTTTGAAAAAGCCAGGTCATCCACATAAATAGAACGTAACACTTCCTGAACAAATTCTGGATCTCTATCCATGTACTTGTTCAGATGATGTCTAATGGTTCCATTTAGGAGAAATGGGCTGGAATTAACTCCGAAGACTACTGTGGTGAATCGCTTAATGAGTACCTTGCATTGTCAGTAAGAATGTCATTAACTCAAAGAAATTGCGGGAAGTCACGGTCCTCGGGAGCAATCGCAATATTCAGGAACGCCTTCTCTATATCGGCAGTAAGTGCAACCTTGTGAGCCCTGAATCGTGTCGTTAAATCGAAGATCATGGGATGGGAGTGAGGGGTGGTCCAGAGTACAAACAATTGTTGAGGCTTGGTCCATGATGCTTAGCAGATGCGTCATAGACTACGCGGAGTTTAGTTGTGTAAGGTAAATGGTGGACCTTGCCTACTTCTGTTTGTTCCGTCAAGTTCACTGGTTTCAATAATGTTCCTTTCAAGTTGCTCCTTAACGACTTCATCATAGTGTTTGAGGACTTCGAGTTTCGATTTTAGTCTCCGCAGCAATAACTCCAGCCTCATTTTGCTTAAATGATAGTTGTCTGGGAGTAAGGGATGATCTTCCTAGAATGGCAATTTGACTTCATATCTTTCTCCATTGTGCTTGATAACTTCAATGAATTTCTCTTAGACCGTCGGTTCATCGTGCTTGATTCCTAGTGTTTCTAAATCCCAGAAGTGCTCAACTTCTTCAAGTGAATCTCCTCCTTCAATGACACAATTTGAGATCTTGAGCACATGGTTTTCGGTAAGATTGATTGAGGAGTCTCCCTGCCCTGGCACGGGAATTCCAACTGGTCCAGAAAGTATATAACCGAGTTTGTTAGAAAGGGCAATAGGACCTGATTCTGGACCACGAACAAAACTTCCACTTACAAAATGCCAGTAGAAATCAGCACCGATAAGTATATCTACACTCAAATCCTCACCACCATGGGAATTATCAGAGAGCCTTTTAAGgcactgcactgcactgcactgcaAATGAGGGTAGTAAGCTTGAGTAAACTCAATGATTTGATTACTGATTGGTGCACAGATCACTGGTACTACATATGCTGAAACATATATCTTCATACCATCACCTGCAAATTGAACAATGTCACACTGCCTTAGTTTGGCAGTAGACTCTCCGAAGGTCTTGATCAGTAATGTGTCCTGGCCAGGCACAGGTAGCTTCAGAGTGTTCTCTAAGTTCTCTGAGATGTAGATTTTTTGACTGCCGCTATCAAACACCAT containing:
- the LOC138006014 gene encoding uncharacterized protein, translating into MVQELTKEADELATEVETKHKMELLVTPNAMHSKSREKRKEIENEEKNIDGGNCFDRKESAYVDAYVYGHLANQCSKECHICGLGHHASIWEHSGKEKQSTPQGRSAVTNEGVALNPSVASFQASSTSMFVSSKSSVLLQTARANISKPGSGEHSVNARMVFDSGSQKIYISENLENTLKLPVPGQDTLLIKTFGESTAKLRQCDIVQFAGDGMKIYVSAYVVPVICAPISNQIIEFTQAYYPHLQCSAVQCLKRLSDNSHGGEDLSVDILIGADFYWHFVSGSFVRGPESGPIALSNKLGYILSGPVGIPVPGQGDSSINLTENHVLKISNCVIEGGDSLEEVEHFWDLETLGIKHDEPTV